CACGATTACTAGCCCACCCTCTGGCCACTCAAAGTAGCCCACTTAGGGTAAATTTTTTTAACTCACTTGTCATCTACTAAATTAAATTTCGGTATAAATTTTTTCCTGTATGACTCCCCATCAAGAACAATTCGATAAGCTTTATTTACGATACGATCTAATGCTGCGTTTGCCATAACCGGATCATAAAATAGCTCCATCCATCCTTCTATTTTACGGTTAGTAGTTATAATTAGCATAGAGTTTACATGGATAGCTGCTATTAAATCATACAGATCAGTGGACTGTTCTGGCGATAATGCTTTCAGCCCGAAGTCATCTAAAATAAGCACATCGTATCGTGAGTAACGTTTAAAAAGCGCAGTCCATGTTTCATCCGCTCTTGCTTGGTGGAACTGATTTAACAGTTCATTCGCTCTTATAAAGCAGACTTTTTTATGTCGTTGACATGCCATTAGACCCAGGGCTTGAGCCAGGTGAGTCTTTCCGGTGCCAACAGGTCCCATGATGATGACATGGTTTTTTTCTTTGATAAACTTCCCTGTCATCAGGGTGCGGATGGCTTGTGTGACTTGTGTTGAATATCGAGCCAGTTCAAAATTTTCAAAACACTGAGGCTCCTCAAATCGAGCTTGCCTTACACGCCCAGCAAGCAATTTTTGTTGACGAGCCTCATCCTCATCCTGAAACAACATTGAGAGCAACTCTTCATAAGAGAGGGACGCTGCGCGAGCCTGTTCTACTCTTGCTAGCAGTGTGTCTGGGATCCCTGTCAAACGTAGTTTTTTTGCAAGCTCTAACATATTGATATCACTCATAATGAGCCTCCATCGTTGAGCTGTAATCACTTGCTGCGCGAATATAGGCAAAGTTCTCATGATTGGCCGAGCGCTTAGTGGAGAATGTTCTCGTGTCTTTTTTATCCAGGCCTTCCGTGAGGATTTTTTTCAATGATTGATGAGTATAATTATCAAATAAAATCGCGCGTAAACATGCATTTTCAAGGCGCTCATTACCGTATTCCTCAACCAAGCGGATGATAGCCTGGGCTTTTCTTAAGCTCGTTCTAGAGCCTTCAGCCAGTACCTTTGTGACCATTTCCTCCGTTGCCTGACCAATTGCTTTGGCCGCTTCAATACAAACGCCAGCAGTATTTTCTAAGTAATACTTTGCAGAATTATGGTAGTCATTGGGATCCGTTTCCCACTGTCCACGCCCGTAGTTACGAATATGGGTCTTAATCAAAGCATGATTCACATAGGCCTGAACGGTCTTCAAGCCAACTCTAATTTTAACCTTTGTCCCGATATGTATCGTTGGCACAGAATAAAAATTACCAGCAACAACAAAATGATGGTCACGATGAACTTGAGCATCCATCCAAATGGGCATATCAAAAGCGCCTGCTGGCAGTGGGTTTAATAAATTAAATTCTTCATTTTTAAATACGTCAATTGGCTTTTCACCAGTGGTACTGCAGATGACGTGCGATACCTTATTAGCGCACCAATCACGTGCAAAGGCGTTCATCGAGGCCAAATCATCATAGGTTATCCCCGCGATAACCTGTTCTTTTACCAATTGAACACTACGCTCAACCTTCCCCTTGTGCTCGGGCGTTCGAGCCTTCGCCGGATCGGCTATAAAGTCATAAAAGCGAGATAACTCTGCATAGGTTTCATTGACCGTTGGATCATAAATATGTGCTTTAATAATTCCCGATTTCAAATTGTCTAAAAGAATGCAGTTGGGCACGCCTCCAAAAAAATGAAAGGCATTGATATGGCTTTGCGCCCATGATTGCTGATTTTGAGAATGTACAAACTCAACATATCGATACCGACTATGTGATAACGTCATAATAAAAGCGTATGTTTTTTTATTATTGATAAACCCAACAAACGCATAGTCAACTTGTGCTTCATGCCCAGGCTTTGTTAACAAATGTACCGTAGCCTTAGGCAACGAGGGGAAATGACGTTCAATATAACGACTAAGACTTCTTCGACTGCTAACAAGACCATTATCGCTTAAAATTCGGTGTATCTGCATATGGGTAATCCACTTCTCAGTGAGGAGTGATGCTATTTTTTCGTGATGCGCCTCAAGTTCTTTTTCTGATTTATTGGGTCTGTTGTTGGCTGTAGTATTAACGATTTTATTATGTATCTGCAAAGCGATAACTTCGAGCTCATCATTGGAAATATCCTCCTGATAACCCAAATCCTTGGCCATTGAAACGTACTTGCGTATGCTCATTCGTGAAACGCTTAGAGACTTTTCAATATTGCGTTGAGTCATCCCTTTTTTGTGCTGATATAGCACCTCTCTAATTTCTGCCATTGTTTTAATCCTCATCTCATAACAAATCCGTTAGTTATTGGTAATGACCAAACTAACACTGTTTATTTGCTACTCAAAGTGGGACTCAGAGATGGCCATGGAGTGGGCCATTAATCGTGGCCAAACCCGACCTTTAGTGGGCTAGTAATCGTGGCCCATGACAGTTCTGAAAAAGCATCTATTCTATCTGTTTTAGAGCCAGTTTTTGTAGTGGTATTCGGGGTATTACTTTTAGGTGAAACACTCAAACCATGGCACGCTTTAGGGGTTGTTTTTGTGCTGGCTGGGGCTTTGATAACCTTGTTCGGCCATAAAATTAATCTTCGTCCTAAACTGATATTTTGGGCTAATAAATTAACTTAATT
The sequence above is drawn from the Legionella antarctica genome and encodes:
- the istB gene encoding IS21-like element helper ATPase IstB; translation: MSDINMLELAKKLRLTGIPDTLLARVEQARAASLSYEELLSMLFQDEDEARQQKLLAGRVRQARFEEPQCFENFELARYSTQVTQAIRTLMTGKFIKEKNHVIIMGPVGTGKTHLAQALGLMACQRHKKVCFIRANELLNQFHQARADETWTALFKRYSRYDVLILDDFGLKALSPEQSTDLYDLIAAIHVNSMLIITTNRKIEGWMELFYDPVMANAALDRIVNKAYRIVLDGESYRKKFIPKFNLVDDK
- the istA gene encoding IS21 family transposase, coding for MRIKTMAEIREVLYQHKKGMTQRNIEKSLSVSRMSIRKYVSMAKDLGYQEDISNDELEVIALQIHNKIVNTTANNRPNKSEKELEAHHEKIASLLTEKWITHMQIHRILSDNGLVSSRRSLSRYIERHFPSLPKATVHLLTKPGHEAQVDYAFVGFINNKKTYAFIMTLSHSRYRYVEFVHSQNQQSWAQSHINAFHFFGGVPNCILLDNLKSGIIKAHIYDPTVNETYAELSRFYDFIADPAKARTPEHKGKVERSVQLVKEQVIAGITYDDLASMNAFARDWCANKVSHVICSTTGEKPIDVFKNEEFNLLNPLPAGAFDMPIWMDAQVHRDHHFVVAGNFYSVPTIHIGTKVKIRVGLKTVQAYVNHALIKTHIRNYGRGQWETDPNDYHNSAKYYLENTAGVCIEAAKAIGQATEEMVTKVLAEGSRTSLRKAQAIIRLVEEYGNERLENACLRAILFDNYTHQSLKKILTEGLDKKDTRTFSTKRSANHENFAYIRAASDYSSTMEAHYE
- a CDS encoding EamA family transporter yields the protein MAHDSSEKASILSVLEPVFVVVFGVLLLGETLKPWHALGVVFVLAGALITLFGHKINLRPKLIFWANKLT